The Pirellulales bacterium genome segment CTCGGCGACCATCCTCTCGTGAATGCGAAAACCCGCCAACCAAACCGGATCGCGGACCGTCAATTTGCCTGGGCCGCGCTGGTCGATCATGGCTTGCACTTCGGCGAGCGTTGGATCAGGGGGACGGTCGACGTTCTTGACCAGCCCGAGGTCGGCGATCACGCGAAAGCGACCACCGACGATGGGGAAGAAGGCGAGCACACCCTGCGTGTGAAAGAAAATGCTGATCTCATCCGACGGCAATGTTCCTTCGAGATGAATATCGGCCAGCATCCAATCGTTCGGCTCGGCATCGCCGGCGAACGGCACGCCAAGAACATGGCGCACAGTGCTATGGGCGCCGTCACAGCCCACCAGCCAGCGACTGCGCAGCTGCTCCTTCTGTCCGTCCACAGAGCATAGTTGGCTCGTTACGCCGGTTTCGTCCGCAGAAAACTCAGTAAGTGCAAGCGACCGCTCGACTCGCACGCCAAGGCGACCGGCGTGTTCCGCCAGCAGCCGCTCCGTAACGTTTTGGGGGATCAATAACGCATAGTTGTAAGGACTGTCGATTGCCAACGCGATGTGCAGCAACCGCTCTCCCTGCGTGTAGAGATTCACCCCGCGACCGCGCAGCCCGGACGCGACAAAGGAAGGAGCAATGCCGATGGCGTCGAGCATTTCCATACTGCGACTCCACAGCACGAGGGCTTTCGACTTGTCGGTAGGGGTCGCGGCTTTATCGATAAGGCGACAGGTCAGGCCATGCCGCACGAGTTCAGCAGCCATGGTCAGGCCGACTGGCCCCGCGCCGACGACGAGCACGTCAACCGTAGATTCCGACATCGCCGACCTCACCATTTGTTGATCCGGGCATAGTCACGCGGCCGCATCGAAGTCCAACTTCCCCGTTTAGTACCAGCGCCGTTTGTCGACGATGTTCAGCAGCTCCTTTCCTTGCGCGAAGCGGCGCAGGTTGTCCAAGAGCACTTGCAAATGCCGCTCGGCGATCAAGGGGGCCATGCCGGCGACGTGCGGCGTGAGGATCACGTTGTCGAACTGCCACAGTGGATGCTCCGGCGGCAGCGGCTCGACCTCGAAAACGTCGAGCGCCGCGCCGGCGATCTCTTTCGCTCGAAGAGCCGCGCACAGGTCGGCCAAGCGCACGATCGCCCCTCGGCCGATGTTGATGAAATAGGCGGTCGGCTTCATCTGCTGAAACTGTGCGCGGCCAAACAGCCCCGCGGTCTCGGGCGTATGCGGAGCGGCAACCACGACGTAATCGCTTTCGGAAAGCAGGCATGGTAATTCATTGATTGGCCACAGTGCTTCCATGCCCGGCACGGGCTCGGTTCGCGCCGGGTCGACGGCCACCACGCGCATGTGGCAAGCCACTCCGCGCGCCGCGATCTCGGCGCCGATGCCGCCCAGACCAACGATGCCCAGCGTAGCGCCCGTCAATTGCCGGTGTTCGAGATCAATGGGCGTTTGCAGCCCCGCGCCAAACTGGAAACCGGTGCGCGTCTGCTCGCCGCCGACCGGTTCCCAGCGTCCCGATGTTTGCCGCCGAATGTAAAGGTGCAAGTTGCGGGCAAAGCACGTAATGTATCCCAATACCTGGTCGGCAATGCAATCGTTGAACAGCCCGCGCATGTTGGTGAGCACGGCCGAGTGCTCGACCAGCTCGGGAAACAGGTAGTGTTCCATGCTGGCCGTGGGAGCTTGAATCCAGCGGAGCCGTTCGCCGCGTGCGAGCAACGCCGGCGTAATGCGTCCGAAGAAGGCGTCGGCATCGGCCATTTCGGCGAGCGCTTGCGCGTCGTCCGCGGCATTAACGACCGTGCCTAATCCCGCAACTGTCGATTCAATCTTGGAAAAACGGGCGGGCTCGACAGCGGGC includes the following:
- a CDS encoding D-2-hydroxyacid dehydrogenase codes for the protein MKLLISPAVEPARFSKIESTVAGLGTVVNAADDAQALAEMADADAFFGRITPALLARGERLRWIQAPTASMEHYLFPELVEHSAVLTNMRGLFNDCIADQVLGYITCFARNLHLYIRRQTSGRWEPVGGEQTRTGFQFGAGLQTPIDLEHRQLTGATLGIVGLGGIGAEIAARGVACHMRVVAVDPARTEPVPGMEALWPINELPCLLSESDYVVVAAPHTPETAGLFGRAQFQQMKPTAYFINIGRGAIVRLADLCAALRAKEIAGAALDVFEVEPLPPEHPLWQFDNVILTPHVAGMAPLIAERHLQVLLDNLRRFAQGKELLNIVDKRRWY